The genome window GTTAACTATTTGAGTAAGCTTTTAATTAGGTGTTCTCCAGATTGAAAGGGGTGGGGAAGACACTCCAGATAGAGCAGGTGTACTGAGGAGAGAACTAGAGGAGAGAACTAGAAAATGTATGACTAGAACACACAACACTCTGCTCACAAGTTCCATATTTTTGACAAAGTTATTTAAGTTCCCTCAgcctctcttttctcatttttaacgTGTATGTGCTTCACCTGTAGAGATGATGAGTTACAAGTCTCAAGCATAGCCCCTGTAAAGCAGGCACTTTGTTGCCCAGTGTTTATGGAGCTTGGTTGCTGAATGGTGAACACAGACCAACATAGGTCGGTTTTCAACTATGAGGTATCAATCTGTTGATGTTTACAGATGGCTGAAGGAAGCATATGCTGTCTCCAGAATTACTGATACTGACAATACCCTGCTGAAAGGGGGGAGGGGTGACATTGTGACCCCAGTACTTTTCACTATCAGCAGTAATATACTACCAGAAGGTATCATTTAGAATAAATGAAATGCAGTCAGTCAGCTTTGTCATTCAGAAATGGATTATCCAGGTTATGGATTATCAAGGCTTTGCATTGCCTCCTTTATGTGGCCCAACGACCTGGAGAGAGATGAAATTAAACTGTATAATTAGCTGATAGTGGAAAAATGTAAATCCAGTAATCAGAACTCAGTTCTCTTTCCAGCTTTGCTGTTAATTTTGATATGGGGCCTTGGCAAATCATAGCCTCCCTGGTCTTGAACTCTTTAAGATTGATGATTCCCAGTATAAGATTTTTGTGACTATACTTTTAATCTTTGTTGGAAGAACTGTAAATCAAATTGTATATTAAATGAACTGGAGTTTGCTTTATAAAGAAATGTAGTAGAAAATCTTTTCTAAAGCTTTTGCTTGAGAACTAGACTAAATCACTTCACAAACATCCCCTAGATTTTATCGTGCATGGTGTTTGGGCTcattaaaaaacatgtttttgaacTATAAATGTTTCTTCAGTCTTCTGTTTCAAAACAAGtccccccaaaacaaaacttGTTCGTTTGCATTTTTGTACAGCAGACTTGCTTAAAGCAAAGCATAatcaaagataaaatatttattgaaagcccATGTTGAAATTTACCTAAaaggcagctttttttttttcataggcaAACCTAAGTTTTCTTGGTTCTGAAAATAGGATGTTGGGTGCTTCTTAGATAATATAGGGAGGCGCAATGCAGTGATGGGACGATGAGTGAAGTATAGTCTGACCTGGTATTGCCATTGCTTAAGTGTTGGCTTTGACCAGGGCGTGATTCCTTAATCTTCTCTCTGAGCTGATTCCGGTTGTGGTTTTTCTACAACGCTATGCTTTAGCCTATTTGGATACTGGTTTTATTAGATATAAGTGTTTCTTTAATATTCTCTTAAATTTCTGATACTTTCATGTTTTCCTCTTAGGTTGAGGTGACGAATCTGGCTTTGACATCTTCCTGGAGGTCTACGTTATTTTTATCCTAAATCTGATTCAGTTCCCTTACTGatttattattacattaaaaatgtttgtttaatcAATATGGTATCGGTTTTGGTAAAACCTTGCAAGAagttttgcaaatatcttcttatGGTACATAAAAGTGTTATTACTTAAAAACCCCTAAGGTTATTCCACTTCAAAATTTAGTTTATCACCTTTTTTGCTATCAGAATGTGCTCTGAAATGCTAAAATGAGTTAGGATATTGGAAATCTATCTCAGCAGAggcacttaaaaattattttcatctttcctcttctatagtaatcatttttttctttttacctgttGACCCAGTGGCATGACTTTTCTACACAGGCAACTTAAGTGTTTGTATTGTTCTTGATACTTCCTGCTGAAGTAGAGAGTTTTCCCCCCAAACTGTGGATTAGCAAAAAAGCCCAAATGTTAATACAAAAATGCCTCAGAAAGTCAAAGGTGAtctgaacaaaatatttaaacaccTCAAGTAATCTCTAAATTTCTAGTCATTAAAATGGAACAGCTCTTTGcaaaaaacatttattcttaaaatttactTAAGCATTTCATAGAAACTTTAGTAGCAGCCAGAATAATTCATGCTGGCCtagaaaatttaatattaagCAGAAAGAGCTTATTAAAAGAACTTTTTATACAGTCCAAGTTAGAcccatattttatttcatctattcATTGCTTATTAGCTTTGCTTGCACACTGAAATCTTCACAGTACTCTTTATATACACTCATCCCCTCTTCCTTTAACCAGTTTTCCAAGAAAGATAGGTATGGCTCACAAAGAAATTTTCAAACGTTGATAAACTACAGCAGATGTTACTTAACAAATGAGTCACAGGATATAGAAGGTGCCGTTTTTCTAAAGTGTTTTCAAGAATTTCTGTAAAGAGCCCATGTTTCACATTCTTTGCAAATGGATAAAACCTCTTCTGCATGTACATAAACCTCTTATTCATAGACTTTCTTTTCTAAAGAAAAGGCTTGGTTCCCCTTCACCACCCACTTTTTGAGGACTAACGGGTTTTTCCTGAAAACTTCTGTACCTCTTGTTCTTTAAGGAAAAGCTTCTATACTGTCTTTTTTAAattgctcaccccaactagtgtagttattgtgtagaaagatgttgcagaactaTGGACTATTCTCTCTGCTGCATTTCTGTAACTCCTCTTTTATCCACTCCCTCTACACTGACCCTCACATCCCCTTTCAATCCTGATTCCCTTACTCTAACCAGCTTGGTCAGCTCTAAGTAGGGGTCTAGAGAGCAGGCTAAAAGGTTAAGATCAATGGGTTTATCCTTTTAAAGAAGTCCATATAGTTGTCTAAAGTTCATATAATTATGAATTGAGGCTGAAAAGTATCAAACAACACCAAGTACGGTGCTGCAAACCAGCCCTGTGGCCTTAAATGCACTAATTTTGTTGTGAGGTAAAAAGCTAATCATTTTCAGTTCTCAGGGGAGTATAGTTTAATTAGATGTTGTACTTCTGTTGGATAACCTGTGATGGGACAAGCTTGGTGACTCCTCACGTAATTAAACACACAACTGTAACAGAATACATAGCCAGAGGTGGCAAGAACAGTATCATTCACCCGGGTTTTACGACACAGTGGGCACACAGTCTTCGTTTTGGGTAACAGGGGAGAATCAGAATTGTAATCTAGGTGTACAGGTGGTGGTGGAGTAGGCAGGGCAGTCAGTGATTTGATGGTTTCTTGATTTTCAAATGAGTACCACCACTCAAGGAACTGTAGGAAGAACACCCCCACAGAAAGGCCAGTAGACAGGGATAAGGCAATACCTCCCACAGCTTTCTTCAGAGCTGACTTTATCTTCTCATTAACACTGTTAGGGGAATAGAACAAGGGGGCAAAAGGAGAAACTGTTTACTCAGTTATAATCACCAAGTGACTAATATAAATGTAGTtcttcattttatacttttcatcTGTCACTGATTCAATTTGAGGACTGAATAGTTGCTAGATTGGCATTGTCTCATCTCCTTAAGGATCTATTCTAAAggattttctctttctgacaaGTATTTTAGGAGTATAGGAGCTAAgctttgttttaatgttttagggttttgttttgtgtttcaagaaagaaaatggtgAAACATTGATTATATAGACTTTTTTTGGGTGAAAGATAgtatattcaggaaaaaaaattcatttaacaaaaaaatgaCTTAGCAGTATTGAGGAATATATATCTGAACTTGTAGGTAGAACACAAACACTAACCAGACTGCATTGTGGTTAAGGGCAGTCTTGAGAATTATGTTGATCTGgcttgaatctcagctctgccacctagCTTTGTGGCCTTAGCAAGGTGCTTAACTGTTACGTATTAGTTTCCTCAACTATTAAATGGGATTAATGAATTTATTTCATTGGATTGTGATGAGgattgagataatgtatgtaaagcaaaTACCTACCACAGGGCTGGCACAAAGCAAGTGTTGAAAAACTGTAGCTAGTATGATGAGGAAGGTTGCCAGGATGGCAATCCTTGTGTAATGGACACAATAATTTTTCTATGAAATTCCTCATATGATATATGAACTACTTAAAGAGGACTGGGGGAGGTGAATTTCATAAAATTAGTGTaagattttggaatttattgGTCAAATAGTTTGGGGAAATGCTAAGGCCTTACCTCCTGGCTGGTTGCTGCATCATGCTGGCTTTAGCTGGTTGGTGCTCCAGAGCTTGTACATCCTGAACTGTAAGTCGACCTAGCCGAACTTCAGCCAGACTCAGCAGTGGTGAGTGATGTTGTGCCTTTCCTAGGATGTATCGAAGTTGTTGTACAAGAAACCAGCCTTCCCAGGCCATGTTAACAAATGGGTAGGCTGCCAGAAAGGCTCTGTAAAATTGCTTCCAATGGGAGGAAGGGGGATGGATAGAATATTCATCTTCTTCTCTCAGGCTAGAAACCAGCTTCTCCAGCTTCACTTTCAGATAAGGAAGAAGAACCAGGAACATAATTGACTTCCAAAGCTGCTGCTTAGGGAGACCAGCACTGGCCAGTCTCTGAAGCTTGTGTGTATCCCCCATCACAATCCGTTTTAAGCcataaaaattttcagaaaatgagGCACTGGTTTTAGTCAGATAATGCTGCTGGAGCAGAAGATCTAGTAGGGTAAAGATTTCATCAAACCACCTCCAAAAGAAGCCATAGTGGGCAGGATTTGATTCTGCAAGAACCTAAGGTAAGGTAAGTTAATAAATGAAATTCATTCCATTTGTTACTATGTCTTGTATTAacgattctttttttcccccttaaaatcCTACCCTCTGGGTTTTAAACAAGTCAATTCTTTTGGGGTCTCCCCTAGCGTCCCTGAAGTGCTGGGTTTTCAGTACAGGCTTTACAGTTAACAGGGACTCAATACTCGTTAAATCATAGAACATGAATTACATACTAATTGGTAGTCTCAACACCTAGGCTATCAAACTCAAAACTCAAATTATTATCTTTTACCCAGCCATCCCTAAAACCTTCCAGAGGATTACTACCTTACCTTGACCACATGCTGAAGAGCAGGTCTCACTGCCGTCATTAAACTGTCCTGTGCTACCACCTCAAAGATGGACGGCTGGTCATCAACCACAGACGCAGTGATGTGAGCCCCATACTCAGCCATAATTTCCTCTGGGTCTTACTTTTCCCCCAAACTCTCCAGTAAGTATGAACTTGCTTTGGGTATCAAATGGGTGCTCAgtcttaaaagtaatttttctgcCGGATACCCTCAAGTACGGAACTCCTCTATTTAAGGGAACCGGGGGAAAATACTTCTGGAGGCGGAGGGGAGAAGTCTCAGGAGGGTAAGAACCATTAACGCAGAAGTGAGTGGAAGTGGTGCGTGGGGAAGAGATGACTTGTCAATGCCGCACCTCACGGCACAGTGCGTGACTCGGGGGCCCAGATGCGGGCGAGGGAGCCCCGTCCTCCGTAGCTGCAGCCCTGGAGCTGCGAATCAGGTCCTCCCGAGTGAGGGCTCAAAAGCCAGCCCCCTCTGACGATCAGAAGTGCCAGTAAGGGCCCGGTACGCGAGGGCCGGCTCCAGCTGTTGGCTGTAAAGTATCCCCGCCGCGCCCGTCCTCGCACGCTGACCCCAGGCGAGGGGCGAAGGGCTCACGGCGCCGCGTTTGGAGGGACGTCTTCGCTTTAGGACAGAAGCCGCACTGGGAAACTGGAACGGCCCGGCGGCGACAGAGGAAGAGAGGCGCTCTAGCCCTGTACGCGGCCCCGAAACCGGAACTAGGGAACTCTATGGCACCATCCGGGCTTCCGTTTCTTCCTCTGCTGGCCGTTAAGGCACGTTGGCGGCGGGCCGGGCTCGTCTGGCGAGGCGTTGTTTCCTCGCTTGGGCTGGTGTTGCATCGCAACCGCTGCGGAAAGCCCCGCCTCTGAGTCTCTTCCGGCAGAGGTCTTTTTGACGGGGTGTTTGGGAGTGCGGCGCCGGAGTGTGGCTCCTGGAGCCCCCGCTCGGGCCTGCTGCTGCGGCCTGTGTTCCTGCGCGCGATGGTGTTAGGAGCGGAGGAATGCAAGGAAACACGGAGAGGGAAGGCTTCCTCTGCGCGCTGCGCAGTTGTGGTTACTTTATATTTGGCCGCCTTCCCAGAAGGATTTGAAGCAATTTAGCCGCATAGAAGCCTTGGCTTAATTGCCTCCAATTATAAAGATGATTAGAATGAAAAAGGTTCTTGCTGTTACTCTTCATTCAAGCTGGGGGCCTAACTGCTTACAACAGTTCAGTAAATGAcaatatctttataagcagaattgaaacatttatctttctacctgacccctccggaatttaaaaactttcagtaagtatttttgttttatcgCAGTATGTTCATTTGCAGAAGCtcagtaagaatctgctttccttgtaacaaGACCAATTATAAAAACACTgattatattaccaaggctttgactgagagacacgtgcataaactcagatattaACAGCTTTAAGAAACTGAGATTGACTTTATAGAGCCAAtgaagccccttggaagaattgGCCTGGTAcattgcttacagggttcccagcagccttaccaggtgagtaaaggaGGTCccctcctggcaggtgcagaaacCTCAAAATGTCTtggggacctcgagaagagaggaattcacccaaatcgaCAGGTaatgcaggcaaaacctgatggcaagtttgtcttggctttctggcctcgagAGGCCTTTAAGAGTGCAataagttccagcaaagcacatttaaaagagcctatgtaatcagttgctcttcttgctgcacatATGCAAATAACCAAgccaaatgttaattattttctttatctggttacttctaataaaaatgagggtgattttaaagaaaactattgtttcaataatggcgccttatctatactaaatcctaatactagtcattgggacatagacgagatccagaattctagtttccccaaaatatctagctatgatcctccaaatgtttgttttttactatCATTTCAATTGGAATCTTACTATATTTAGCCATGCATTCTTTAATCTCATTGTCAAGTTtgttcttccagaatggaaaatccaactccagatattgcAACTTAACCTCATAATACGATTTGTTCTATTTTGCCTAGAACCATAAagctgcaaatagtaatagaaatggaaccatAATAAAAGTGCctatcttccgaggccctctcaattGACCAGTGATGGGAGACCTAACTGTACCCCTTACTGCGCCCCCTGTCAGTATGAAGCAACCAGAGCAGTtgtcgccccctttccctagcagcagctagggtctccatctgtagagggggtaATGAGACAGGAACCGTGGGTGTactcagagtagggtgaggggttcctggaaaaagcaaggcaggaaggattccaccttaaagataagattgcattttaatatccaggaagttaagaagttggaaattcttaacttaatctttagcaaacaatacctcagcccaccttgggggctgggcaggcagccttgtctGATATGCTCCTGCACCAAGACACTGGTATCtcagaaatcagagcaggaagttgcttgtgttaagttaatactaaatattcagggaccatttaacaagtccacacccctaagccttttttttcaccttcccccaaatccttaactgcctgtaaaacccctagacaacgcaccgcTACCTATGCTCTCTTGTCCCcacctgagccaggagctctgtcctctcactgtatctcagtaaaagcctctccctggctctcctgcccttgggtgtttgctaagttcattcttccactccacaaacaagaacccccggcatcatctttgggggctcgttTGGCATAGATTTGGAGGTGAGTATTGGCATCcaacctgccttttctttcactgtccttatagaaggaagccgtcaaTGGCACACAACATCGGACGCTCGTCAGcaacttaaatgggactagcccggctgccgatctcaaagtctggagcgacaggttcccctgcgtctcccttgggagctgggaaagaactgagtggaggccaggattccttttcagaggcatctccttgaatgcaagggactgaggaaggccgtggatAACTGCGAgggtctaggctgaggctacacttcagcggcttctcataGGTccacgtgtctggaatcagatcCCGACCACCCAACTGGTATAGGAGGAAGGCGCTGTATTGGAAAGTGCTATCTTTCTTGGGTACTGAAGCTGTGAAAATA of Manis javanica isolate MJ-LG chromosome 4, MJ_LKY, whole genome shotgun sequence contains these proteins:
- the PEX12 gene encoding peroxisome assembly protein 12, with translation MAEYGAHITASVVDDQPSIFEVVAQDSLMTAVRPALQHVVKVLAESNPAHYGFFWRWFDEIFTLLDLLLQQHYLTKTSASFSENFYGLKRIVMGDTHKLQRLASAGLPKQQLWKSIMFLVLLPYLKVKLEKLVSSLREEDEYSIHPPSSHWKQFYRAFLAAYPFVNMAWEGWFLVQQLRYILGKAQHHSPLLSLAEVRLGRLTVQDVQALEHQPAKASMMQQPARSVNEKIKSALKKAVGGIALSLSTGLSVGVFFLQFLEWWYSFENQETIKSLTALPTPPPPVHLDYNSDSPLLPKTKTVCPLCRKTRVNDTVLATSGYVFCYSCVFNYVRSHQACPITGYPTEVQHLIKLYSPEN